From the genome of Cedecea lapagei, one region includes:
- the trkH gene encoding Trk system potassium transporter TrkH, whose product MHFRAITRIVGLLVILFSGTMILPGLVALLYRDGAGRAFTQTFFVALAIGSLLWWPNRREKRDLKPKEGFLIVVLFWTVLGSVGALPFVFAERPNLTVTDAFFESFSGLTTTGATTLVGLDSLPHAILFYRQMLQWFGGMGIIVLAVAILPILGVGGLQLYRAEMPGPLKDNKMRPRIAETAKTLWLIYVLLTIACALALWFAGMPAFDAIGHSFSTIAIGGFSTHDASVGYFNSPTINTIIAIFLLISGCNYSLHFSLLSGRSLKVYWRDPEFRMFIGVQLSLVLVCTLVLWFHNTYQSAWQTLNQAFFQVVSMATTAGFTTDSIARWPLFLPVLLLCSAFIGGCAGSTGGGLKVIRILLLFKQGNRELKRLVHPNAVYSIKLGNRALPERILEAVWGFFSAYALVFIVSMLAIIATGVDDFSAFASVAATLNNLGPGLGVVADNFASMNPVAKWILIANMLFGRLEVFTLLVLFTPTFWRE is encoded by the coding sequence ATGCATTTTCGCGCCATTACCCGAATCGTTGGTCTGCTGGTTATTCTCTTTTCCGGAACCATGATTCTCCCCGGCTTAGTGGCTCTACTCTATCGTGACGGTGCCGGCCGCGCCTTTACCCAAACCTTTTTTGTCGCCCTGGCAATAGGCTCTCTGCTGTGGTGGCCGAACCGTCGGGAGAAAAGGGATCTCAAACCGAAAGAAGGTTTCCTGATCGTGGTGCTGTTCTGGACCGTGCTGGGCAGCGTGGGTGCGCTACCTTTTGTTTTCGCCGAGCGGCCAAACCTGACGGTCACAGACGCCTTTTTTGAATCCTTCTCGGGCTTGACGACCACCGGCGCGACAACGCTGGTGGGTCTGGACTCTTTACCTCACGCTATTCTCTTCTATCGCCAGATGCTTCAGTGGTTCGGCGGGATGGGGATCATCGTCCTCGCGGTGGCTATCTTGCCTATTCTTGGCGTTGGGGGCCTGCAGCTCTATCGGGCAGAAATGCCGGGGCCACTAAAAGATAACAAGATGCGCCCACGTATTGCCGAAACGGCAAAGACGCTGTGGCTTATTTACGTCCTGCTGACGATTGCCTGCGCGCTTGCGCTTTGGTTTGCCGGTATGCCGGCATTTGACGCCATCGGGCATAGCTTCTCTACTATTGCGATTGGCGGCTTCTCGACTCATGACGCCAGCGTCGGCTACTTCAATAGCCCGACAATCAATACCATCATCGCTATCTTCCTGCTGATCTCAGGCTGTAACTACAGCCTGCACTTCTCCTTGCTCAGCGGACGCAGCCTGAAGGTGTACTGGCGTGACCCGGAATTTCGGATGTTCATCGGCGTGCAGCTATCGCTGGTTCTGGTTTGTACGCTGGTGCTTTGGTTCCACAATACCTACCAGTCAGCCTGGCAGACGCTGAACCAGGCCTTCTTCCAGGTTGTCTCAATGGCGACAACTGCGGGCTTTACCACGGACAGCATTGCCCGCTGGCCGCTATTCTTGCCGGTATTGCTGCTCTGTTCTGCTTTTATCGGTGGCTGTGCGGGCTCTACCGGGGGCGGCCTGAAAGTTATTCGTATCCTGCTGCTGTTCAAACAGGGCAACCGTGAGCTGAAACGCCTGGTGCACCCGAACGCTGTTTATAGCATTAAGCTTGGGAACCGAGCCCTGCCGGAACGCATCCTCGAAGCCGTATGGGGGTTCTTCTCTGCTTATGCGCTGGTGTTTATCGTCAGCATGCTGGCCATCATCGCGACCGGCGTCGATGACTTTTCGGCATTCGCCTCTGTTGCTGCAACGCTGAATAACCTTGGTCCCGGTCTTGGCGTGGTGGCGGATA
- a CDS encoding IMPACT family protein, producing MESWPIPAEPLTVSEEIKKSRFITCVAHTDGVIAAKAFVEKVRAEHPDARHHCWAWVAGAPDDSQQLGFSDDGEPAGTAGKPMLAQLMGKGIGEITAVVVRYYGGVKLGTGGLVKAYGGGVQLALNQLPTVLKVPLTEYTLQCDYSQLTGVEALLRQSDGLILESSFEAAVALRVALPQTQVATFSARLGDFSRGALHLLPIEQ from the coding sequence ATGGAGAGCTGGCCAATCCCCGCTGAGCCTCTTACGGTTAGCGAGGAGATTAAAAAAAGCCGCTTTATTACCTGTGTCGCCCATACCGACGGGGTGATAGCGGCTAAGGCGTTTGTTGAGAAGGTACGGGCTGAACACCCGGACGCCCGGCACCATTGCTGGGCGTGGGTTGCCGGAGCCCCGGATGATTCACAGCAGCTTGGCTTTTCGGATGACGGTGAGCCTGCCGGCACCGCAGGGAAGCCCATGCTGGCGCAGCTGATGGGGAAAGGGATTGGGGAAATCACCGCGGTTGTTGTGCGCTACTACGGCGGGGTGAAGTTAGGCACAGGTGGCCTGGTTAAGGCCTATGGCGGTGGCGTGCAGCTGGCGTTAAACCAGCTACCGACGGTGCTCAAAGTGCCCTTAACCGAATACACTTTGCAGTGTGACTATTCGCAGCTGACGGGGGTGGAAGCGCTGCTCAGGCAAAGCGATGGTCTTATCCTGGAGAGCAGCTTCGAGGCCGCCGTCGCTCTGCGTGTCGCTTTGCCGCAAACCCAGGTGGCCACCTTCAGCGCCAGGCTGGGTGATTTTAGCCGCGGTGCATTGCATTTATTGCCGATTGAACAATAA
- the pepQ gene encoding Xaa-Pro dipeptidase — protein MESLAALYKDHVATLQERTRNVLARFNLDALLIHSGELFNVFLDDHAYPFKVNPQFKAWVPVTQVPNCWLLVDGVNKPKLWFYLPVDYWHNVEPLPESFWTDDIEVIALPKADVIGSQLPAARGNIGYIGPVPERALQLDITPANINPKGVIDYLHYYRAYKTDYELSCMREAQKTAVVGHRAAHEAFLSGMSEFDINIAYLTATGHRDTDVPYGNIVALNEHASVLHYTKLDHRVPAEIRSFLLDAGAEYNGYAADLTRTWTTQSDSDFAHLIKDVNEEQLALIDTLKSGVRYTDYHIQFHQRLAKLLRRHKLVNDISEEAMLEAGITTPFMPHGIGHPLGLQVHDVAGFMQDDSGTHLAAPSQHPYLRCTRVLEPRMVVTIEPGLYFIESLLAPWREGQYSKHFDWERIEALKPFGGIRIEDNVVIYENSIENMTRNLKLA, from the coding sequence ATGGAATCACTGGCCGCGCTGTACAAAGATCATGTGGCAACGCTACAGGAGCGTACCCGCAACGTTCTGGCGCGTTTTAACCTTGATGCATTGCTTATTCACTCCGGGGAGCTGTTCAACGTCTTCCTTGATGACCATGCCTATCCGTTTAAAGTTAACCCGCAGTTTAAGGCGTGGGTCCCGGTGACTCAGGTACCAAACTGCTGGTTGCTGGTGGACGGCGTGAACAAGCCGAAGCTGTGGTTCTATCTGCCGGTAGATTACTGGCACAACGTTGAGCCGCTGCCGGAATCCTTCTGGACCGATGATATTGAAGTGATAGCCCTGCCAAAAGCAGACGTTATCGGTAGCCAGCTGCCCGCTGCTCGCGGCAACATCGGCTACATTGGCCCGGTGCCGGAGCGCGCTTTACAGCTGGATATCACCCCAGCCAATATCAACCCGAAAGGGGTTATCGATTACCTGCATTACTACCGCGCTTATAAAACGGACTACGAGCTGTCCTGCATGCGTGAAGCGCAGAAAACTGCGGTCGTGGGCCACCGTGCCGCGCATGAAGCTTTCCTTTCCGGTATGAGCGAGTTCGATATTAACATCGCCTACCTGACGGCGACCGGCCACCGCGATACCGACGTGCCTTATGGCAATATTGTGGCGCTCAATGAGCATGCCTCGGTGCTGCACTACACTAAACTGGATCACCGCGTACCTGCGGAAATCCGCAGCTTCCTGCTGGATGCCGGGGCTGAATATAACGGCTATGCCGCCGACCTGACTCGCACCTGGACAACCCAAAGCGACAGCGATTTTGCTCACCTGATTAAAGACGTCAACGAAGAGCAGCTGGCGCTTATCGATACTCTGAAGTCCGGCGTGCGCTATACCGACTATCACATTCAGTTCCATCAGCGCCTGGCAAAACTGCTGCGTCGCCACAAGCTGGTGAACGACATCAGTGAAGAAGCGATGCTGGAAGCAGGGATCACCACGCCGTTTATGCCGCATGGTATCGGGCATCCGCTGGGCCTGCAGGTTCACGACGTGGCTGGCTTTATGCAGGACGATAGCGGAACGCACCTGGCCGCGCCTTCTCAGCATCCTTACCTGCGCTGTACCCGGGTGCTGGAACCACGCATGGTAGTGACCATTGAGCCAGGCCTGTACTTCATTGAGTCACTGCTGGCGCCGTGGCGTGAAGGTCAGTACAGCAAACACTTCGACTGGGAGCGGATTGAAGCCCTGAAGCCGTTTGGCGGGATCCGCATTGAAGATAACGTCGTTATCTACGAAAACAGCATCGAAAACATGACGCGTAACCTTAAGCTCGCGTAA
- the fadB gene encoding fatty acid oxidation complex subunit alpha FadB, with protein sequence MLYQGETLHLDWLEDGIAELVFDAPGSVNKLDTATVASLGEALAVLEKQPNLKGLLLSSSKSAFIVGADITEFLSLFLVPAEQLTHWLQFANSVFNRLEDLPVPTIAAVNGYALGGGCECVLATDYRLATADARIGLPETKLGIMPGFGGSVRLPRLLGADSALEIITAGKDVSAAEAQKLGLVDGVVKTEKLRDGALAILRQAIKGELDWQAKRAPKLQPLKLSKIEAGMSFTIAKGMVAQIAGKHYPAPMTAVKTIEAAAGLGRDEALKLETQSFVPLARSNEARALVGIFLNDQFVKGKAKKLTKDIETPEHAAVLGAGIMGGGIAYQSAWKGVPVLMKDINEKSLALGINEASKLLNKQLERGKIDGMKLAQVISTIQPTLEYAGFERVDVVVEAVVENPKVKKAVLAETEDKVRPDAVLASNTSTIPISELANVLKRPENFCGMHFFNPVHRMPLVEVIRGEKTSDVTIAKVVAWASKMGKTPIVVNDCPGFFVNRVLFPYFAGFSQLLRDGADFRQIDKVMEKQFGWPMGPAYLLDVVGIDTAHHAQAVMAAGFPQRMSKDYRDAIDVLFDAGRYGQKTQQGFYRFKEDKKGKPRKEQDEAVDGLLAEVSQPKRSFSDEEIIARMMIPMVNEVVRCLEEGVIASPAEADMALVYGLGFPPFHGGAFRWLDTLGSAKYFDMAQQYQNLGPLYAVPEGLKAKASRNEPYYPPVEPARPASDLKSA encoded by the coding sequence ATGCTCTACCAAGGTGAAACCCTACATCTCGACTGGCTGGAAGACGGCATCGCCGAACTGGTGTTTGATGCCCCCGGCTCCGTCAACAAGCTGGATACGGCGACCGTTGCCAGCCTCGGCGAAGCGCTGGCCGTGCTTGAAAAACAGCCCAATCTCAAAGGCCTGCTGCTGAGCTCGAGCAAGTCCGCCTTTATCGTTGGCGCCGACATTACCGAATTCCTGTCGCTGTTCCTGGTGCCCGCTGAACAGCTGACCCATTGGCTGCAGTTTGCCAACAGCGTATTTAACCGCCTGGAAGATCTGCCTGTCCCGACCATCGCCGCCGTGAATGGCTATGCGCTGGGTGGTGGATGCGAATGCGTACTGGCGACGGATTACCGGTTGGCGACAGCGGATGCCCGCATTGGCCTGCCGGAAACCAAATTAGGCATCATGCCCGGCTTCGGCGGTTCCGTTCGCCTGCCTCGCCTGTTGGGTGCCGATAGCGCGCTTGAAATTATTACCGCGGGCAAAGATGTCAGCGCAGCAGAAGCGCAAAAACTGGGGCTGGTTGATGGCGTAGTAAAAACCGAAAAGCTGCGCGACGGTGCGCTGGCGATTCTGCGCCAGGCAATCAAAGGCGAGCTGGACTGGCAGGCTAAACGCGCGCCGAAACTGCAGCCTCTGAAACTGAGCAAAATTGAAGCCGGCATGAGCTTTACCATCGCCAAAGGCATGGTGGCACAGATCGCCGGCAAGCATTATCCAGCCCCGATGACCGCGGTAAAAACGATTGAAGCCGCCGCAGGCCTTGGCCGCGATGAAGCCCTGAAGCTTGAGACCCAAAGCTTTGTGCCGCTGGCTCGCTCCAATGAAGCCCGCGCGCTGGTCGGCATCTTTTTGAACGATCAGTTCGTTAAAGGCAAAGCGAAAAAGCTCACCAAAGATATCGAAACGCCTGAACACGCAGCCGTGCTGGGCGCAGGCATTATGGGCGGCGGCATTGCTTACCAGTCAGCCTGGAAAGGCGTGCCGGTATTAATGAAGGACATCAACGAGAAGTCGCTGGCATTAGGTATTAATGAAGCCAGCAAGCTGCTGAACAAGCAGCTTGAGCGCGGCAAAATTGACGGCATGAAACTGGCTCAGGTTATCTCAACCATTCAGCCGACGCTGGAATATGCCGGGTTTGAGCGCGTAGACGTCGTTGTGGAAGCCGTTGTTGAGAACCCAAAAGTGAAAAAGGCGGTGCTGGCAGAAACCGAAGACAAGGTTCGCCCGGATGCCGTCCTGGCTTCCAACACCTCCACCATTCCTATCAGCGAGCTGGCAAACGTGCTTAAACGCCCGGAAAACTTCTGCGGCATGCACTTCTTTAACCCGGTTCACCGCATGCCGCTGGTTGAAGTCATTCGCGGAGAAAAAACCTCGGACGTCACTATTGCCAAAGTGGTGGCGTGGGCGAGCAAGATGGGCAAAACGCCTATCGTGGTGAACGACTGCCCGGGCTTCTTTGTAAACCGCGTGCTCTTCCCCTACTTCGCAGGCTTTAGCCAGCTGCTGCGCGACGGCGCTGATTTCCGCCAGATTGATAAAGTGATGGAAAAACAGTTCGGCTGGCCGATGGGCCCGGCTTATCTGCTGGATGTGGTCGGGATTGATACCGCTCATCACGCCCAGGCGGTAATGGCCGCCGGCTTCCCACAGCGTATGAGCAAAGATTACCGCGACGCTATCGACGTTCTTTTCGATGCCGGACGCTACGGCCAGAAAACCCAGCAGGGCTTCTACCGCTTTAAAGAAGACAAAAAAGGTAAACCGCGCAAAGAGCAGGACGAGGCTGTCGACGGCCTGCTGGCAGAAGTTAGCCAGCCTAAGCGCAGCTTCAGCGACGAAGAAATTATCGCCCGCATGATGATCCCGATGGTCAACGAAGTCGTTCGCTGCCTCGAAGAAGGCGTGATTGCCAGCCCGGCAGAAGCCGACATGGCGCTGGTTTACGGCCTCGGTTTCCCTCCGTTCCAC